A section of the Entelurus aequoreus isolate RoL-2023_Sb linkage group LG21, RoL_Eaeq_v1.1, whole genome shotgun sequence genome encodes:
- the LOC133638998 gene encoding multidrug resistance-associated protein 1-like produces MGGAGVQVVGTLQDLPSDDSGKLTQADTAKVGRVKLQVYQEYFRTVGLTLIMTILFLCAFHQSASLAYSYWLSLWADDLPINGTQADHVLRLSVFGALGLTQGMAMFGTTLAIALGGIVASRHLHADLLHNVLRSPMSFFEVTPSGNLLNRFSKEVDAIDCMIPEGLKMMLGYLFKLLEVCIIVLAATPFSGLVLLPLTLLYIFIQSFYVAASCQLRRLEAVSRSPIYSHFNETVQGVCVIRAFGEQQRFVQLADHRIDKNQEAYFPRFVATRWLAVNLEFLGNLLVLAAAVFSVQSRHVLSPGVVGLAVSHSLQVTGILSWIVRSWTDVENNIVSVERVKEYANTPKEAAWIKKNNYLQADWPNKGNIQFEDYGLQYRKGLDWALKGISIRIQDKEKVGIVGRTGAGKSSLALGIFRILEAASGRIFIDEVDISQIGLHELRSRITIIPQDPVLFSGSLRMNLDPFDACSDEELWRALELAHLSSFVSRLPGQLNHQCCEGGENLSLGQRQLLCLARALLRKTKILVLDEATAAVDLEMDQLIQFTIRTQFSDCTVLTIAHRLNTIMDYTRIMVMDQGSILEVDSPSQLLQQRGHFYGMCQQAGLL; encoded by the exons ATGGGTGGTGCCGGTGTTCAGGTGGTGGGGACGCTCCAAGACTTGCCGTCCGACGATTCTGGGAAACTCACTCAGGCTGACACGGCTAAAGTTGGGAGG GTAAAGCTGCAAGTATACCAGGAATACTTCAGAACCGTCGGCCTGACCCTCATCATGACCATCCTCTTCCTGTGTGCCTTCCACCAGTCCGCCTCGTTAGCGTACAGCTACTGGCTAAGCCTGTGGGCCGACGACCTTCCCATAAACGGCACCCAGGCCGACCACGTGCTCAGACTGAGCGTGTTCGGAGCGCTCGGCTTGACTCAAG GTATGGCCATGTTTGGGACGACTCTGGCCATCGCTCTGGGCGGGATCGTGGCGTCACGCCACCTTCACGCCGACCTGCTCCACAACGTGCTGCGCTCGCCAATGTCCTTTTTCGAGGTGACGCCCAGCGGAAACCTCCTCAACCGCTTCTCCAAGGAGGTCGACGCCATCGACTGCATGATTCCCGAAGGCCTGAAGATGATGCTGGGCTACTTGTTCAAGCTGCTGGAAGTCTGCATCATCGTCCTGGCGGCCACACCTTTCAGCGGGCTGGTGCTGCTCCCGCTCACCCTCCTCTACATCTTCATACAG AGTTTCTACGTGGCGGCGTCGTGTCAGCTTCGGCGACTGGAGGCGGTCAGTCGCTCGCCCATTTACAGCCACTTCAACGAGACTGTGCAGGGCGTCTGCGTGATTCGAGCGTTCGGCGAACAGCAACGCTTTGTGCAGCTGGCCGACCATCGCATCGACAAGAACCAAGAGGCTTATTTTCCCAGATTTGTGGCCACCAG ATGGTTGGCGGTGAACCTGGAGTTCCTGGGGAATCTTCTGGTTCTGGCCGCTGCCGTCTTCTCGGTGCAAAGTCGGCATGTGCTCAGTCCAGGCGTGGTGGGTTTGGCGGTGTCCCATTCTCTCCAG GTGACAGGGATTCTGAGCTGGATTGTTCGATCCTGGACTGACGTGGAGAACAACATCGTGTCCGTGGAGAGAGTGAAGGAATACGCCAACACGCCCAAAGAG GCAGCTTGGATAAAGAAGAACAATTATCTCCAAGCAGACTGGCCGAACAAAGGAAACATCCAGTTTGAGGACTACGGACTGCAGTATCGTAAAGGTCTTGACTGGGCCTTGAAGGGAATCTCCATCCGCATCCAAGACAAAGAGAAG GTGGGGATCGTTGGAAGAACGGGAGCGGGGAAGTCGTCCCTCGCTTTGGGAATTTTTCGTATTCTGGAGGCTGCCAGCGGACGTATTTTCATTGATGAAGTGGATATTTCCCAGATTGGCCTTCATGAGCTTCGCTCCAGGATCACAATCATCCCTCAG GATCCGGTGCTGTTCTCAGGATCCCTCAGGATGAACCTGGACCCGTTTGACGCGTGCTCGGACGAGGAGCTGTGGAGGGCTCTGGAGCTGGCTCACCTCAGCAGCTTTGTGTCCAGGCTGCCCGGCCAACTGAACCACCAATGCTGCGAAGGAGGAGAGAATCTCAG TCTTGGTCAGCGCCAGCTGTTGTGCCTAGCCAGAGCTCTGCTGAGAAAAACCAAAATCCTGGTTCTGGATGAAGCCACCGCAGCTGTGGACTTGGAGATGGACCAACTGATCCAGTTCACCATCCGGACTCAGTTCAGTGACTGCACGGTCCTCACCATTGCTCACCGCCTCAACACCATCATGGATTATACAAG GATCATGGTGATGGACCAGGGATCCATCCTGGAGGTGGACTCTCCCTCACAGCTGCTCCAGCAGCGAGGACACTTCTATGGCATGTGTCAGCAGGCTGGACTGCTCTGA